The Telopea speciosissima isolate NSW1024214 ecotype Mountain lineage chromosome 11, Tspe_v1, whole genome shotgun sequence genome includes the window TTTTGCCCTAATTCTTCACACGGCCACAGCCTGCTGTATCAAGATACCATTGCTGGATGCAATGACTTTGTTCCACcccatccttttttttctcccttactCTTCATATTTTTCTGGGTCTTCCGACTTTTTTGTGTTCTGGGCTCCTAGATGGACAAAGTAAGTCACCTTGCGACCAAGGTGGAGCTCCCTTCACTAATATGATTTGTATCACCAAAACATTTTGTTCTGAACATGAGAAAATCAAGctcaaattaaaatttaattcCATGGTCTGATAATACATACAGAGcagaaaaagaaacaacatTGCAATATAGCAATTTTTTACTAACAAAACAAAGACCTATGAAAACAAATACCGTACCTCTGGTTATTATGGAGAAAATTAGCAAGAGAAAGTATTAGCTGAGCAGAAGTGTAGACTATTATACcgagaaaaataaaatctcaCATGTTGAAGAATGGTCCCAGTGCATCTCTCAGACTGCTCCCTGGCCATCTTAATGTATGGTGCATCTGCTTACAACAACCTTGTAGCAATACAGATATACTACTGTTGCAGCAATCGACAAAGATAACTTGATAAGAACtgctcactggccatcttaatGTATGGTGCATTTGCTTACAACAACCTTGTAGCAATACAGGTATACTGCTGTTGCAGCAATCGACAAACATAACTTGATAAGTAAAATACATGAAAACAGACATACAAACAGATGTGAGCAAATgatcgagagagagaggtatATCTACTTACACAGAGTGATGTATGATGTATAAGATCTCACTCTTAATCAATTTGATTAATGCAAGCAAAGATCTCCTAAAGTTATCATTTAAACCCATCCACTGGGTTGCCAGCCGGCATGCTCAGAAATCCTAAGTGATATACTCTCAAGTCTACATGCTGAATGATGCAACTGTATATAGACGCAGACATCCATCTTCAGTCCTTTACAAAAACATCACACCCTAAGAATCCGGTCCTAGACAAAATGCATCTTCTGAGGTCTTGTACATCCTTGCCccttaaaatcctctacaatagAAATCACAAATAATTATCTTGAATTTGATGCTCGTAAGAATGACCAATGCTAACCTCACCCAATACTTTCCCAAGGTTCTTGCCACTCTTCAAAATGTGAAACTCGCGCAGAAGCAAGAAATTTCAGAAAGAAAACTAAACCGAAAAGATTAAACTAATTACATAATAAGCAGAGATGGTAGTTGTATTCTACAGCTTTATGATTAATATTTAAAAGATCAGTAAATTGAAGTGGTTATCAAACGTTTAAATGCCATTATGCTATGCAAAGTGATGCATCACAAATAATACATCATTTCTTTTTCTAGTACAACAAACAGTTGTTATCAACAGATTAAAGTCATTAAAACTTTTCTCTAAGAATTAACTAAATTTTTTCACTTCAGAATATAGTTACACCAGCCACCATGCGAGGAGAGAGTTGCCTATCAAATACAAGCATTATTTTCAATCATAAATGCTGCTGTGCTTGACATAGTAAAAACTAAGGGTGACAATCAATTGGTCTCGCCTTAAGACCCCAGCCCTGTAGGTCTAGACCAAGACTGATCAATCATGTAATCTGTCTCAAGAGTCCAGAATGAAAACCTTTATCAAACAGTCAGTCAGTCTCAGTTAATCGGTCTCGATATTAGGTTGTATCTGACTGGGACTGACTGATTACCTGCAAAACTTAAACCCCTAGAAATACATGAGACCACtgaatggtgggttggttcGAGTTTAAATATCAGTCTTGGTTGGTTTAGTTGGGTCAGGATAGGATTTGATACCCCtattaaaacaacaaaaatataaCCAACCACTGTGCTCCTCCAATCTAAGCTTCAAAccatgttaccaaaaaaaaaaaatctaagccTCAAACCTTGAGCAGaaggatccaaaaaaaaaacccaatcttTGATAAACAAAGATGGTAGAAACCTTTTGAAAATCAGACATAAAACAATATGAATATATTAAATTCAACCATCATTCCATACTGGCATCATCACAATATTTCATAAGAAAGCTAAGAAGAATATAAGAAGAGAACATAGTTCTTAATTGTTACATCAATAAGAGATTGGCACAAGAGCATAGAACAAACTTCCTCCTACCAAGAACTAACAGAGATTCAGATGTCTATCAGGTATAAACTGGAATTTAAGAAAGCAAGTCAACAAAATCATATTCTCTCCTTTCATCATACGCAGCCTCTCTAATGCTTTCTACTGTGCCTCTTACTCTTCCTCCTGCTGCTCTTCTTGTCAGAATCAGAGTCTGAAGCTGAATCAGAATCTGAGTAATCAGAAGATGAGCTGGACCTCCGGTGCCGCCgcctctgttttttctttctcctcctcctacGCTCTTCTTCCGAATCCGATGAGGAACTGTAACTCGAGCTACTTTCACCTGAAGAATAGTCCGACCCTGTTACTGATGATGACCCACTATCAGACTCAAAAACGGAAGCCTCACTGCTCTCACTTCCAGAGTCAGAATCCGACTGGTGCTTCCTCTTGCTTTTCTTACTACTACTCTTTTGGCCTTTCTCCACCTTCGGGATATCTGGGTTATCCAATTCATACGAAACACAGAGTTTCATTTTCAACTTGGGATTTTTAAGTTGCTGTGTCCGAGACGGTCTTGAAATGTAAACCCTTTCATTCTTGCATTCATATGTCCAGTGGCCAGTTTGGAAACATTTCTGGCATTGTGAAGAAGTGCCACCAATGGTTGACATGGAGGACTTAAGGTCTTTCCTCTCACCTAACCTGACTGCTTTTTCAGTGCTCATCAGGTACATTTGTCGCTTTGCTTCTTTCCTCTCCTGCCATCGGCTTGGCCCTTCTTCCTTCTGGCCGTAAGCATTTACATTTCGAGCTGCAGCTGCGGCAGCACGTTCGGCCTGAGCACGGCTCAAACCCTTTGCCGCTGTCAAAGCAGCAGCTTTGATTTTCTCAGCGGCAGCCTgagctttttcttctttcttactcGACATATTCTCACAAAACCCAAATCAACAAACGAAATAAGCTGACAGATTCCCCTTTGGCGAGATGAAAAATTAGCTGCCTAAATCAAGATAAACTCACTCCTATTCCTTCAAAGCCCTCGAATCAAATTTGACTCCTGCACTCCCATATTAACAAGCAAGTTTCAGCCAATATTCAAAAGTTAAAAAAGCAGAAAGGAAAACGGAAAGAAATACACGAGACTGGAAAATCCAACGAAAACCCTTCAAGCAAAAACCGCAGCCATTAAAACCTAGAGGAAACCACGAGTGTCACAATTCTCAACCAGAAAACCACCCACCCTTctgaaaaaacaataaaagaacaaGAGATTCCAGATCCAAATAAATCATTATAAGCTACGGGTCGTAAAGCATAGGTCTAATGGAATCGAGCTCGGAAACACTAAATCAAAACGATAACGGCAACTTTCCAAGCTGAAAcacaaaaccctagatctcatgAGAAAGCTTTCTTAATATTCGAGTTACagatttggaaaagaaaaatagagaacaaaAAGATTAACGTTGAAGTAATAGATCTTCGAAGGAAATACCTGCAAGAACTCTACGTTGAGCATATCTGGAAAACCTAACGACGAGTGAGACTGACGAGTCTCGAATGGCCGAGGTGCTTAGACCGCTTCAAGCGTCCTCTCGTAATAAGGAGAGCGAGAGCGGGAGCGCGGAAGGGAGTGGGAGGGGGAGCCACGAATCATTTAGGTCCGGTACTCCAATTCGATACTTAAAGAACTGTCGGACCGGTTGATCCAATTATGTTCATACTTTTTGGACCTAATTATATTACCCTCTCACATCATCCAATAAAGAaatttgatgggtttttttttggttttttgaatATTTAAAGTGGTACCCAATTTattttcacccatggtgaatccTCATTGgagctgcaatagggtcgggttgggcccggccttttaaaaccctagccaaactATGAGCCCCTTAGCTAGGCCTAGGCCTAGACCAACCCGGCCCTGAGTCAGAGCCAATAAAATCCAATCCTGACTTAACCTTAGGGTTAGGTCAaactgaccttgattggcccttatCATGGGGGTAAGGGAGATATGCATGGGCTAGTCAAgctgggaaagggagatgcatgggttggcGAGGTAGGGAaaggagatgcatgggctgaccaagctaggaagaagaagaaagaagatagaaaagggaaaagaagcacacaaaaaaaaaaaaagaagaaagaataggaagaagaagatagggttgGGTTCGATCAGGTCGAACTCAACCCAAGGTCTCGACCCTGACCCAGCCCGGCTCTGACTCAAGAccagaaattcccaaccctaaCCAGTCCTCAAGGCCAATGTGTCTCAACCCAGGCCTTGGCCGTCAGGGCCAAATTT containing:
- the LOC122645532 gene encoding zinc finger CCHC domain-containing protein 10, which encodes MSSKKEEKAQAAAEKIKAAALTAAKGLSRAQAERAAAAAARNVNAYGQKEEGPSRWQERKEAKRQMYLMSTEKAVRLGERKDLKSSMSTIGGTSSQCQKCFQTGHWTYECKNERVYISRPSRTQQLKNPKLKMKLCVSYELDNPDIPKVEKGQKSSSKKSKRKHQSDSDSGSESSEASVFESDSGSSSVTGSDYSSGESSSSYSSSSDSEEERRRRRKKKQRRRHRRSSSSSDYSDSDSASDSDSDKKSSRRKSKRHSRKH